A window of the Cystobacter fuscus genome harbors these coding sequences:
- a CDS encoding CheR family methyltransferase produces the protein MERLDDAALGGLESVLRAECGMVLAPSVRRSLGTALTRAAEAQGLPPLDFLHRLLARDTGAVESFIGYAVIGETYFFRHPEQLRELARVASVHVGPFLVWSAGCASGEEPYSIAMALLTAGLQPEHIRVVGTDVSGRALDKARQGVYSPWSVRRMELALERRYLTLRPDSVTVPTEVRARVEFRRHNLVTDPPPLSGAQAIFCRNVLIYFPPETIPTVLKRLLAALAPGGWLFLAPAELPFTRGLGLEEQMVEGLPVLRKPLTAGSLPVPPSEPAPVRGPSRTPVASFQMVPVVHSPPAVASLAASLPETLAPAAPSGPLVRDTLEQARAAARAGHFEQAEAFARLAARELSPEAYLLLSMVAEQRGDVREAVACVRKALYLEPQLAIGHAMLVALYGQLGQTDEAERARRNALRALEGLDDELVLRGVEEMTVGGLRRALVPGVKMGKSGAR, from the coding sequence GTGGAACGGCTCGATGACGCGGCGCTCGGAGGTCTGGAGTCCGTCCTGCGCGCCGAGTGCGGCATGGTGCTGGCCCCCAGCGTGCGTCGCTCGCTGGGCACCGCCCTCACGCGCGCGGCCGAGGCCCAGGGCCTGCCGCCGCTCGACTTCCTCCACCGGCTGCTGGCGCGCGACACCGGGGCGGTGGAGTCCTTCATCGGCTACGCGGTCATCGGCGAGACGTACTTCTTCCGCCACCCCGAGCAGCTGCGCGAGCTGGCGCGCGTGGCCTCCGTGCACGTGGGGCCCTTCCTCGTCTGGAGCGCCGGGTGCGCGAGCGGCGAGGAGCCCTACAGCATCGCCATGGCCCTGCTGACCGCGGGCCTCCAGCCCGAGCACATCCGCGTGGTGGGCACGGACGTGTCCGGCCGCGCCCTGGACAAGGCCCGGCAGGGCGTCTACTCGCCCTGGTCCGTGCGGCGCATGGAGCTGGCGTTGGAGCGGCGCTACCTCACCCTGCGGCCCGACTCCGTCACCGTGCCGACCGAGGTGCGGGCCCGGGTGGAGTTCCGGCGGCACAACCTCGTGACGGATCCTCCCCCCCTGTCCGGGGCCCAGGCCATCTTCTGCCGCAACGTCCTCATCTACTTCCCCCCCGAGACCATCCCCACCGTGCTCAAGCGGCTGCTCGCGGCGCTCGCTCCGGGGGGCTGGCTCTTCCTGGCGCCCGCCGAGCTGCCCTTCACCCGGGGACTGGGGCTGGAGGAGCAGATGGTCGAGGGGCTGCCCGTGCTGCGCAAGCCCCTGACGGCGGGGTCGCTCCCGGTGCCCCCCTCCGAGCCCGCCCCTGTCCGGGGGCCGTCCCGGACGCCCGTCGCATCGTTCCAGATGGTTCCGGTGGTCCACTCCCCGCCCGCCGTGGCGTCCCTGGCCGCCTCCCTGCCCGAGACGCTCGCGCCCGCGGCCCCCTCGGGCCCGCTGGTGCGCGACACCCTGGAGCAGGCGCGGGCCGCGGCGCGCGCCGGACACTTCGAGCAGGCCGAGGCCTTCGCCCGCCTGGCGGCGCGCGAGCTGTCGCCCGAGGCCTACCTGCTGCTGTCCATGGTCGCCGAGCAGCGGGGAGACGTGCGCGAGGCCGTGGCCTGCGTGCGCAAGGCGCTCTATCTGGAGCCGCAACTGGCCATCGGGCATGCCATGCTCGTGGCGTTGTATGGACAGCTGGGGCAGACCGATGAGGCGGAGCGGGCGCGGCGCAACGCGCTCCGGGCGCTGGAAGGTCTGGATGACGAACTCGTGCTGCGCGGAGTCGAGGAGATGACGGTGGGTGGGTTGCGGCGCGCGCTCGTTCCAGGAGTGAAGATGGGAAAGTCGGGTGCGCGATGA
- a CDS encoding methyl-accepting chemotaxis protein, with product MDGNGMRPLTIQRLDMRRLSLRTRIVAITAVSGALVIALLVAAFSLQMREALKAEFTKRAVAVSHSLANHLSAARDTESLRQAAAAALRHQPDPDMAYVVVRGPEGDMLAHTAVERLVSPALLPPVSLSTAPRDLYVGGRPVLEISAPIVSSWPGAPPDAIERVGSVQVGLELSVLESAVSLMVVRVLGLGVLTLAGCLVVVSVLCRMLIIPLERLARAAAGLAAGDLRQQIESSGIDEVGDLARSFATMAEMLTNMLKDLRSAAADMEREATNVLATSSQQSAMANEQASAIHETGATVAEIAQTSRQATSFADTVISGASRSDSLSAEGQNVVGESVAAMEKLSEQVKAIALAITDLNEQTLQIGDIITTVKDVAEQSNLLALNASIEAAKAGDQGRGFAVVAMEMRTLAEQSKMAANQVRALLGEVQKGTRAAVMATEEGSRRALAAMELAQSAGAAIKGLSDLIRDSSSAARQIAGNTRQQTIGVEQIAVAMNELTIAMQDNVEGTKRIEQVAGNLSNLSRRFSDLVGKYQL from the coding sequence ATGGACGGTAATGGCATGAGACCACTGACGATCCAGCGGCTGGACATGCGGCGGCTCAGTCTGCGCACGCGGATCGTGGCCATCACCGCGGTGTCGGGCGCACTGGTCATCGCCCTGCTCGTGGCCGCCTTCTCGCTGCAGATGCGCGAGGCGCTCAAGGCGGAGTTCACCAAGCGCGCCGTGGCGGTGAGCCATTCGCTGGCCAATCACCTGTCGGCCGCGCGGGACACGGAGTCGCTGCGGCAGGCCGCGGCCGCCGCGCTGCGCCACCAACCCGACCCCGACATGGCCTATGTGGTGGTGCGCGGCCCCGAGGGCGACATGCTCGCCCACACCGCGGTGGAGCGCCTGGTGAGCCCGGCCCTGCTGCCGCCGGTGTCCCTGAGCACGGCGCCCCGTGATTTGTACGTGGGTGGCCGGCCCGTGCTGGAGATCTCCGCGCCCATCGTCTCCTCGTGGCCCGGTGCCCCGCCGGACGCCATCGAGCGGGTGGGCTCGGTGCAGGTGGGCCTGGAGCTGAGCGTGCTGGAATCGGCCGTGTCGCTCATGGTCGTGCGCGTGCTCGGACTGGGGGTGCTCACGCTCGCCGGCTGTCTGGTGGTGGTGTCCGTGCTCTGCCGCATGCTCATCATCCCGCTCGAGCGTCTGGCACGCGCGGCGGCCGGACTCGCCGCGGGCGACCTGCGCCAGCAGATCGAGTCGAGCGGCATCGACGAGGTGGGCGACCTGGCGCGCAGCTTCGCCACCATGGCGGAGATGCTCACCAACATGCTCAAGGATCTGCGCAGCGCCGCGGCGGACATGGAGCGCGAGGCCACCAACGTGCTGGCCACCTCCTCGCAGCAGTCCGCCATGGCCAACGAGCAGGCCTCCGCCATCCACGAGACGGGCGCCACCGTGGCGGAGATCGCCCAGACGTCCCGGCAGGCCACGTCCTTCGCCGACACCGTCATCTCGGGCGCCAGCCGCTCGGACTCGCTGAGCGCCGAGGGCCAGAATGTCGTCGGCGAGAGCGTGGCCGCCATGGAGAAGCTCAGCGAGCAGGTCAAGGCCATCGCCCTGGCCATCACCGACCTCAACGAGCAGACGCTGCAGATCGGCGACATCATCACCACGGTGAAGGACGTGGCCGAGCAGTCCAACCTGCTCGCGCTCAACGCCTCCATCGAGGCGGCCAAGGCGGGCGACCAGGGCCGCGGCTTCGCGGTGGTCGCCATGGAGATGCGCACGCTGGCCGAGCAGTCGAAGATGGCCGCCAACCAGGTGCGTGCCCTGCTCGGCGAGGTGCAGAAGGGCACCCGCGCCGCGGTGATGGCCACCGAGGAGGGCAGCCGCCGCGCCCTGGCCGCCATGGAGCTCGCCCAGAGCGCCGGCGCCGCCATCAAGGGCCTGTCCGACCTCATCCGCGACTCGTCGTCGGCCGCCCGGCAGATCGCCGGCAACACGCGCCAGCAGACCATCGGCGTCGAGCAGATCGCCGTCGCCATGAACGAATTGACCATTGCCATGCAGGACAACGTGGAGGGGACCAAACGCATCGAGCAGGTGGCGGGCAACCTCTCCAACCTGTCCAGACGCTTCTCCGACCTCGTCGGGAAGTACCAACTATGA
- a CDS encoding response regulator translates to MKVLIVEDTKTITNLIQVYLMGWGLEFFEAGNGVQGLARAREVKPDLIISDVQMPEMDGFALCAAVRADPILFSTPFVMLTSLKDDASRQRGRLVGASAFLNKPVAVDDLREKVRSILKLPASKY, encoded by the coding sequence ATGAAGGTGCTTATCGTCGAGGATACGAAGACCATCACCAACCTCATCCAGGTCTACCTGATGGGGTGGGGGCTGGAGTTCTTCGAGGCGGGTAATGGCGTCCAGGGGCTGGCCCGCGCCCGGGAGGTCAAGCCGGATCTGATCATCTCCGACGTGCAGATGCCGGAGATGGATGGTTTCGCGCTGTGTGCGGCGGTGAGGGCGGATCCCATCCTCTTCTCCACGCCCTTCGTGATGCTCACGTCGCTCAAGGACGACGCGAGCCGGCAGCGGGGCCGGCTCGTGGGCGCGAGCGCCTTTCTCAACAAGCCCGTGGCGGTGGATGACCTGCGCGAGAAGGTGCGCAGCATCCTGAAGCTGCCCGCCAGCAAGTACTGA